The proteins below are encoded in one region of Apteryx mantelli isolate bAptMan1 chromosome 25, bAptMan1.hap1, whole genome shotgun sequence:
- the AMPD2 gene encoding AMP deaminase 2 isoform X2: MASAAPAPRTKSPFKKRGSLQAPGPAEVRGGPGSRPLQSARSLPGTPHCLKHFPVDLRTSMDGKYKEIAEELFCRSLAESEMRTAPYEFPEESPIEQLEERRQRLERQISQDVKLEPDILLRAKQDFLKIDSAADLQLFKEQSEDLVDHVPKEREVLLEREFQRVTISGEEKCGVPFTDLLDAAKSVVKALFLREKYMGLSLQSFCKTTARYLQELSEKPLETRGYEEVPETPVAADAPVHPPFGDQHPYEAWDPQAMPGDLGFGLKMVDGVVHVYTKQDVTDKSTELDLPYPDLQEFIADMNFLMALIINGPIKSFCYRRLQYLSSKFQMHVLLNEMKELAAQKKVPHRDFYNIRKVDTHIHASSCMNQKHLLRFIKRAMKKHLDEIVHVEKGKEQTLKEVFETMNLTAYDLSVDTLDVHADRNTFHRFDKFNAKYNPIGESILREIFIKTDNRVSGKYFAHIIKEVMSDLEESKYQNAELRLSIYGRSRDEWDKLARWAVNHRVHSNNVRWLVQVPRLFDVYRTKRQLANFQEMLENIFLPLYEATVHPAQHPELHLFLEHVDGFDSVDDESKPEHHIFNLDSPLPGNWVEEDNPPYSYYLYYMYANMTVLNHLRRKRGFHTFVLRPHCGEAGPIHHLVSGFMVSENISHGLLLRKAPVLQYLYYLAQIGIAMSPLSNNSLFLSYHRNPLPEYLSRGLMVSLSTDDPLQFHFTKEPLMEEYSIATQVWKLSSCDMCELARNSVLMSGFSHKVKSYWLGPHYLKEGPEGNDIRRTNVPDIRVSYRFETLCQELTLITQAVQTEELEPIQEEDALAIASALGTQ, encoded by the exons atggcctccgccgccccggcgccgcgcaccAAGTCGCCCTTCAAGAAGCGCGGCAGCTTGCaggcccccggccccgcag AGGTGCGCGGGGGGCCGGGCTCTCGGCCCCTACAGTCGGCTCGCTCCCTGCCGGGGACCCCCCACTGCCTGAAGCACTTCCCCGTGGACCTGCGCACTTCCATGGACGGCAAATACAAGGAGATCGCCGAG GAGCTGTTCTGCCGCTCGCTGGCCGAGAGCGAGATGCGCACGGCTCCCTACGAGTTCCCCGAGGAGAGCCCCATCGAGCAGCTGGAGGAGCGCCGGCAGCGCCTGGAGAGGCAGATCAGCCAGGACGTCAA ACTCGAGCCCGACATTTTGCTCCGAGCCAAACAGGACTTCCTGAAAATTGACAGTGCCGCGGACTTACA GCTCTTCAAGGAGCAGAGTGAGGACCTGGTGGACCACGTGCCCAAGGAGCGCGAGGTGCTGCTGGAGAGGGAGTTTCAGAGGGTCACCATCTCCGGCGAGGAGAAGTGTGGG GTGCCCTTCACGGACCTGCTGGATGCGGCCAAGAGCGTGGTGAAGGCACTGTTCCTGCGGGAGAAGTACATGGGGTTGTCGCTGCAAAGCTTCTGCAAGACCACGGCCCGCTACCTGCAGGAGCTCTCCGAAAAGCCCCTGGAGACCCGGGGCTACGAGGAGGTGCCCGAGACCCCCGTGGCCGCCG ACGCCCCCGTGCACCCGCCGTTCGGCGACCAGCACCCCTACGAGGCGTGGGACCCCCAGGCCATGCCGGGCGACCTCGGCTTCGGGCTCAAGATGGTGGACGGCGTGGTGCACGTCTACACCAAGCAGGACGTCACCGACAA GAGCACGGAGCTGGACCTGCCCTACCCCGACCTGCAGGAGTTCATCGCCGACATGAACTTCCTCATGGCTTTGATCATTAACGGACCCAT CAAATCCTTCTGCTACCGGCGCCTGCAGTACCTGAGCTCCAAGTTCCAGATGCACGTGCTGCTCAACGAGATGAAGGAGCTGGCGGCCCAGAAGAAGGTGCCCCACCGCGACTTCTACAACATCCGCAAG GTGGACACCCACATCCACGCCTcgtcctgcatgaaccagaagcATCTCCTGCGCTTCATCAAGCGGGCCATGAAGAAGCACCTGGATGAAATTGTCCACGTGGAGAAGGGCAAGGAGCAGACGCTCAAGGAGGTCTTCGAGACCATGAACCTCACAGCCTACGACCTCAGTGTGGACACGCTGGACGTCCACGCG GACCGCAACACCTTCCACCGTTTTGACAAGTTCAACGCCAAGTACAACCCCATCGGCGAGTCCATCCTAAGGGAGATCTTCATCAAGACGGACAACCGCGTCTCGGGGAAATACTTTGCCCACATCATCAAG GAGGTAATGTCCGACCTGGAGGAAAGCAAGTACCAGAACGCCGAGCTGCGGCTCTCCATCTACGGCCGGTCCCGCGACGAGTGGGACAAACTGGCCCGCTGGGCCGTGAACCACCGCGTTCACTCCAACAACGTCCGCTGGCTCGTGCAGGTGCCCCGGCTCTT TGACGTCTACCGGACGAAGAGGCAGCTGGCCAACTTCCAGGAGATGCTGGAGAACATCTTCCTACCCCTCTACGAGGCCACCGTCCACCCTGCCCAGCACCCGGAGCTGCACCTCTTCCTGGAGCAC GTGGACGGCTTCGACAGCGTAGATGATGAGTCCAAGCCGGAGCATCACATCTTCAACCTGGACAGCCCCTTGCCGGGCAACTGGGTGGAGGAGGACAACCCACCCTACTCCTACTACCTGTACTACATGTATGCCAACATGACCGTGCTCAACCACCTCCGCCG GAAGCGAGGTTTCCACACCTTCGTGCTGCGACCGCACTGCGGTGAGGCCGGCCCCATCCATCACCTCGTCTCGGGCTTCATGGTCTCGGAGAACATCTCGCACGGCTTGCTGCTCCGCAAG GCGCCCGTGCTGCAGTACCTCTACTACCTGGCGCAGATCGGCATCGCCATGTCGCCGCTCAGCAACAACAGCCTCTTCCTCAGCTACCACCGCAACCCGCTGCCCGAGTACCTGTCGCGGGGGCTCATGGTGTCCCTCTCCACCGACGACCCCCTCCAGTTCCACTTCACCAAG GAGCCCCTCATGGAGGAGTACAGCATCGCCACCCAAGTCTGGAAGCTCAGCTCCTGCGACATGTGCGAGCTGGCCCGCAACAGCGTCCTCATGAGCGGCTTCTCCCACAAG GTGAAGAGCTACTGGCTGGGTCCGCACTACCTAAAAGAGGGGCCGGAGGGGAACGACATCCGCCGCACCAACGTCCCCGACATCCGCGTGAGCTACCGCTTCGAGACGCTGTGCCAGGAGCTGACGCTCATCACGCAGGCGGTGCAGACCGAGGAGCTGGAGCCCATCCAGGAGGAGGACGCTCTCGCCATCGCCTCCGCCCTGGGCACCCAGTGa
- the GNAT2 gene encoding guanine nucleotide-binding protein G(t) subunit alpha-2, with translation MGSGASAEDKEMAKRSKELEKKLQEDADKEAKTVKLLLLGAGESGKSTIVKQMKIIHQDGYTPEECMEFKAVIYGNILQSILAIIRAMSTLGIDYAESGRADDGQRLFNLADSIEEGTMPPELVDCIKTLWKDGGVQACFDRAAEYQLNDSAAYYLNQLDRITAPNYLPNEQDVLRSRVKTTGIIETKFSVKDLNFRMFDVGGQRSERKKWIHCFEGVTCITFCGALSAYDMVLVEDDEVNRMHESLHLFNSICNHKFFAATSIILFLNKKDLFEEKIKKVHLSICFPDYDGPNTFEDAGNYIKTQFLDLNMRKDVKEIYSHMTCATDTQNVKFVFDAVTDVIIKENLKDCGLF, from the exons ATGGGCAGCGGGGCGAGCGCTGAGGACAAGGAGATGGCCAAGAGGTCCAAGGAGCTGGAGAAGAAGCTCCAGGAGGACGCGGACAAGGAGGCCAAGACGGTCAAGCTGCTCCTACTAG GAGCTGGAGAATCGGGCAAGAGCACCATCGTGAAGCAGATGAA GATCATCCATCAGGACGGCTACACGCCGGAGGAGTGCATGGAGTTCAAGGCCGTCATCTACGGCAACATCCTGCAGTCCATCCTGGCCATCATCCGCGCCATGTCCACGCTGGGCATCGACTACGCCGAGTCGGGGCGAGCG GACGACGGCCAGCGGCTCTTCAACCTGGCCGACTCCATCGAGGAGGGCACCATGCCCCCCGAGCTCGTGGACTGCATCAAGACGCTGTGGAAGGACGGCGGGGTGCAAGCCTGCTTCGACAGGGCCGCCGAGTACCAGCTCAACGACTCGGCCGCCTA CTACCTGAACCAGCTGGACAGGATCACGGCCCCCAACTACCTCCCCAACGAGCAGGACGTGCTGCGGTCCCGAGTGAAGACCACAGGCATCATCGAGACCAAGTTCTCCGTCAAAGACCTGAACTTCAG GATGTTCGACGTGGGAGGACAGAGATCGGAGCGCAAGAAGTGGATCCACTGCTTCGAAGGGGTCACCTGCATCACCTTCTGCGGGGCGCTGAGCGCCTACGACATGGTGCTGGTGGAGGACGACGAAGTG AACCGCATGCACGAGTCCCTGCACCTATTCAACAGCATATGCAACCACAAGTTCTTCGCCGCCACGTCCATCATCCTCTTCCTCAACAAGAAGGACCTCTTCGAGGAAAAGATCAAGAAAGTCCACCTCAGCATCTGCTTCCCGGATTACGACG GTCCCAACACGTTCGAAGATGCAGGAAATTACATCAAGACCCAATTCCTTGATCTGAACATGCGAAAGGACGTCAAAGAAATCTACAGCCACATGACCTGCGCCACAGACACGCAGAACGTCAAGTTCGTGTTCGACGCGGTCACGGATGTCATCATCAAGGAGAACCTCAAGGACTGCGGTCTCTTCTGA
- the AMPD2 gene encoding AMP deaminase 2 isoform X3 → MASAAPAPRTKSPFKKRGSLQAPGPAEVRGGPGSRPLQSARSLPGTPHCLKHFPVDLRTSMDGKYKEIAEELFCRSLAESEMRTAPYEFPEESPIEQLEERRQRLERQISQDVKLFKEQSEDLVDHVPKEREVLLEREFQRVTISGEEKCGLSPSQVPFTDLLDAAKSVVKALFLREKYMGLSLQSFCKTTARYLQELSEKPLETRGYEEVPETPVAADAPVHPPFGDQHPYEAWDPQAMPGDLGFGLKMVDGVVHVYTKQDVTDKSTELDLPYPDLQEFIADMNFLMALIINGPIKSFCYRRLQYLSSKFQMHVLLNEMKELAAQKKVPHRDFYNIRKVDTHIHASSCMNQKHLLRFIKRAMKKHLDEIVHVEKGKEQTLKEVFETMNLTAYDLSVDTLDVHADRNTFHRFDKFNAKYNPIGESILREIFIKTDNRVSGKYFAHIIKEVMSDLEESKYQNAELRLSIYGRSRDEWDKLARWAVNHRVHSNNVRWLVQVPRLFDVYRTKRQLANFQEMLENIFLPLYEATVHPAQHPELHLFLEHVDGFDSVDDESKPEHHIFNLDSPLPGNWVEEDNPPYSYYLYYMYANMTVLNHLRRKRGFHTFVLRPHCGEAGPIHHLVSGFMVSENISHGLLLRKAPVLQYLYYLAQIGIAMSPLSNNSLFLSYHRNPLPEYLSRGLMVSLSTDDPLQFHFTKEPLMEEYSIATQVWKLSSCDMCELARNSVLMSGFSHKVKSYWLGPHYLKEGPEGNDIRRTNVPDIRVSYRFETLCQELTLITQAVQTEELEPIQEEDALAIASALGTQ, encoded by the exons atggcctccgccgccccggcgccgcgcaccAAGTCGCCCTTCAAGAAGCGCGGCAGCTTGCaggcccccggccccgcag AGGTGCGCGGGGGGCCGGGCTCTCGGCCCCTACAGTCGGCTCGCTCCCTGCCGGGGACCCCCCACTGCCTGAAGCACTTCCCCGTGGACCTGCGCACTTCCATGGACGGCAAATACAAGGAGATCGCCGAG GAGCTGTTCTGCCGCTCGCTGGCCGAGAGCGAGATGCGCACGGCTCCCTACGAGTTCCCCGAGGAGAGCCCCATCGAGCAGCTGGAGGAGCGCCGGCAGCGCCTGGAGAGGCAGATCAGCCAGGACGTCAA GCTCTTCAAGGAGCAGAGTGAGGACCTGGTGGACCACGTGCCCAAGGAGCGCGAGGTGCTGCTGGAGAGGGAGTTTCAGAGGGTCACCATCTCCGGCGAGGAGAAGTGTGGG cttTCCCCTTCCCAGGTGCCCTTCACGGACCTGCTGGATGCGGCCAAGAGCGTGGTGAAGGCACTGTTCCTGCGGGAGAAGTACATGGGGTTGTCGCTGCAAAGCTTCTGCAAGACCACGGCCCGCTACCTGCAGGAGCTCTCCGAAAAGCCCCTGGAGACCCGGGGCTACGAGGAGGTGCCCGAGACCCCCGTGGCCGCCG ACGCCCCCGTGCACCCGCCGTTCGGCGACCAGCACCCCTACGAGGCGTGGGACCCCCAGGCCATGCCGGGCGACCTCGGCTTCGGGCTCAAGATGGTGGACGGCGTGGTGCACGTCTACACCAAGCAGGACGTCACCGACAA GAGCACGGAGCTGGACCTGCCCTACCCCGACCTGCAGGAGTTCATCGCCGACATGAACTTCCTCATGGCTTTGATCATTAACGGACCCAT CAAATCCTTCTGCTACCGGCGCCTGCAGTACCTGAGCTCCAAGTTCCAGATGCACGTGCTGCTCAACGAGATGAAGGAGCTGGCGGCCCAGAAGAAGGTGCCCCACCGCGACTTCTACAACATCCGCAAG GTGGACACCCACATCCACGCCTcgtcctgcatgaaccagaagcATCTCCTGCGCTTCATCAAGCGGGCCATGAAGAAGCACCTGGATGAAATTGTCCACGTGGAGAAGGGCAAGGAGCAGACGCTCAAGGAGGTCTTCGAGACCATGAACCTCACAGCCTACGACCTCAGTGTGGACACGCTGGACGTCCACGCG GACCGCAACACCTTCCACCGTTTTGACAAGTTCAACGCCAAGTACAACCCCATCGGCGAGTCCATCCTAAGGGAGATCTTCATCAAGACGGACAACCGCGTCTCGGGGAAATACTTTGCCCACATCATCAAG GAGGTAATGTCCGACCTGGAGGAAAGCAAGTACCAGAACGCCGAGCTGCGGCTCTCCATCTACGGCCGGTCCCGCGACGAGTGGGACAAACTGGCCCGCTGGGCCGTGAACCACCGCGTTCACTCCAACAACGTCCGCTGGCTCGTGCAGGTGCCCCGGCTCTT TGACGTCTACCGGACGAAGAGGCAGCTGGCCAACTTCCAGGAGATGCTGGAGAACATCTTCCTACCCCTCTACGAGGCCACCGTCCACCCTGCCCAGCACCCGGAGCTGCACCTCTTCCTGGAGCAC GTGGACGGCTTCGACAGCGTAGATGATGAGTCCAAGCCGGAGCATCACATCTTCAACCTGGACAGCCCCTTGCCGGGCAACTGGGTGGAGGAGGACAACCCACCCTACTCCTACTACCTGTACTACATGTATGCCAACATGACCGTGCTCAACCACCTCCGCCG GAAGCGAGGTTTCCACACCTTCGTGCTGCGACCGCACTGCGGTGAGGCCGGCCCCATCCATCACCTCGTCTCGGGCTTCATGGTCTCGGAGAACATCTCGCACGGCTTGCTGCTCCGCAAG GCGCCCGTGCTGCAGTACCTCTACTACCTGGCGCAGATCGGCATCGCCATGTCGCCGCTCAGCAACAACAGCCTCTTCCTCAGCTACCACCGCAACCCGCTGCCCGAGTACCTGTCGCGGGGGCTCATGGTGTCCCTCTCCACCGACGACCCCCTCCAGTTCCACTTCACCAAG GAGCCCCTCATGGAGGAGTACAGCATCGCCACCCAAGTCTGGAAGCTCAGCTCCTGCGACATGTGCGAGCTGGCCCGCAACAGCGTCCTCATGAGCGGCTTCTCCCACAAG GTGAAGAGCTACTGGCTGGGTCCGCACTACCTAAAAGAGGGGCCGGAGGGGAACGACATCCGCCGCACCAACGTCCCCGACATCCGCGTGAGCTACCGCTTCGAGACGCTGTGCCAGGAGCTGACGCTCATCACGCAGGCGGTGCAGACCGAGGAGCTGGAGCCCATCCAGGAGGAGGACGCTCTCGCCATCGCCTCCGCCCTGGGCACCCAGTGa
- the LOC106489808 gene encoding glutathione S-transferase Mu 1-like: MAAVLGYWDIRGLAHAIRLLLEYTETPYEDKLYSCGEAPDYDKSQWINEKEKLGLDFPNLPYFIDGKTKLTQSNAILRYIARKHKMCGETEEEVIRVDMLENQIMDFRMSLVMVCYNPDFEKLKPGYLEQLPGKLKLFSNFLGDRKWFAGEKLTFVDFLMFDVLEQNRTFEPKCLEPFKNLKDFMDRFGALEKVAAYMKSSRFLKMPINNKMAKWGNKKE, from the exons ATGGCCGCCGTGCTGGGCTACTGGGACATCCGCGGC CTGGCCCACGCCATCCGCCTGCTCCTGGAGTACACGGAGACGCCCTACGAGGACAAGCTGTACAGCTGCGGGGAAG CTCCTGACTACGACAAGAGCCAATGGATCAACGAGAAGGAGAAGCTGGGATTAGACTTCCCTAAC CTCCCCTACTTCATCGACGGCAAGACCAAGCTCACCCAGAGCAACGCCATCCTCCGCTACATCGCCCGCAAGCACAAGATGT GTGGTGAGACAGAGGAGGAGGTCATCCGTGTGGACATGCTGGAAAACCAGATCATGGATTTCCGCATGAGCCTGGTGATGGTCTGCTACAACCCTGACTTT GAGAAGCTGAAGCCAGGGTACCTGGAGCAACTGCCAGGGAAGCTGAAGCTCTTCTCCAACTTCCTGGGGGACAGAAAGTGGTTTGCAGGGGAGAAG ctcaCCTTTGTGGACTTCCTCATGTTTGACGTGCTGGAGCAGAACCGCACGTTTGAACCCAAGTGCCTGGAACCATTCAAGAACCTGAAGGACTTCATGGACCGCTTTGGG GCCTTGGAGAAGGTTGCTGCCTACATGAAATCCAGCCGCTTCCTGAAGATGCCCATCAACAACAAGATGGCCAAATGGGGCAACAAGAAGGAGTAG
- the AMPD2 gene encoding AMP deaminase 2 isoform X1, with protein MASAAPAPRTKSPFKKRGSLQAPGPAEVRGGPGSRPLQSARSLPGTPHCLKHFPVDLRTSMDGKYKEIAEELFCRSLAESEMRTAPYEFPEESPIEQLEERRQRLERQISQDVKLEPDILLRAKQDFLKIDSAADLQLFKEQSEDLVDHVPKEREVLLEREFQRVTISGEEKCGLSPSQVPFTDLLDAAKSVVKALFLREKYMGLSLQSFCKTTARYLQELSEKPLETRGYEEVPETPVAADAPVHPPFGDQHPYEAWDPQAMPGDLGFGLKMVDGVVHVYTKQDVTDKSTELDLPYPDLQEFIADMNFLMALIINGPIKSFCYRRLQYLSSKFQMHVLLNEMKELAAQKKVPHRDFYNIRKVDTHIHASSCMNQKHLLRFIKRAMKKHLDEIVHVEKGKEQTLKEVFETMNLTAYDLSVDTLDVHADRNTFHRFDKFNAKYNPIGESILREIFIKTDNRVSGKYFAHIIKEVMSDLEESKYQNAELRLSIYGRSRDEWDKLARWAVNHRVHSNNVRWLVQVPRLFDVYRTKRQLANFQEMLENIFLPLYEATVHPAQHPELHLFLEHVDGFDSVDDESKPEHHIFNLDSPLPGNWVEEDNPPYSYYLYYMYANMTVLNHLRRKRGFHTFVLRPHCGEAGPIHHLVSGFMVSENISHGLLLRKAPVLQYLYYLAQIGIAMSPLSNNSLFLSYHRNPLPEYLSRGLMVSLSTDDPLQFHFTKEPLMEEYSIATQVWKLSSCDMCELARNSVLMSGFSHKVKSYWLGPHYLKEGPEGNDIRRTNVPDIRVSYRFETLCQELTLITQAVQTEELEPIQEEDALAIASALGTQ; from the exons atggcctccgccgccccggcgccgcgcaccAAGTCGCCCTTCAAGAAGCGCGGCAGCTTGCaggcccccggccccgcag AGGTGCGCGGGGGGCCGGGCTCTCGGCCCCTACAGTCGGCTCGCTCCCTGCCGGGGACCCCCCACTGCCTGAAGCACTTCCCCGTGGACCTGCGCACTTCCATGGACGGCAAATACAAGGAGATCGCCGAG GAGCTGTTCTGCCGCTCGCTGGCCGAGAGCGAGATGCGCACGGCTCCCTACGAGTTCCCCGAGGAGAGCCCCATCGAGCAGCTGGAGGAGCGCCGGCAGCGCCTGGAGAGGCAGATCAGCCAGGACGTCAA ACTCGAGCCCGACATTTTGCTCCGAGCCAAACAGGACTTCCTGAAAATTGACAGTGCCGCGGACTTACA GCTCTTCAAGGAGCAGAGTGAGGACCTGGTGGACCACGTGCCCAAGGAGCGCGAGGTGCTGCTGGAGAGGGAGTTTCAGAGGGTCACCATCTCCGGCGAGGAGAAGTGTGGG cttTCCCCTTCCCAGGTGCCCTTCACGGACCTGCTGGATGCGGCCAAGAGCGTGGTGAAGGCACTGTTCCTGCGGGAGAAGTACATGGGGTTGTCGCTGCAAAGCTTCTGCAAGACCACGGCCCGCTACCTGCAGGAGCTCTCCGAAAAGCCCCTGGAGACCCGGGGCTACGAGGAGGTGCCCGAGACCCCCGTGGCCGCCG ACGCCCCCGTGCACCCGCCGTTCGGCGACCAGCACCCCTACGAGGCGTGGGACCCCCAGGCCATGCCGGGCGACCTCGGCTTCGGGCTCAAGATGGTGGACGGCGTGGTGCACGTCTACACCAAGCAGGACGTCACCGACAA GAGCACGGAGCTGGACCTGCCCTACCCCGACCTGCAGGAGTTCATCGCCGACATGAACTTCCTCATGGCTTTGATCATTAACGGACCCAT CAAATCCTTCTGCTACCGGCGCCTGCAGTACCTGAGCTCCAAGTTCCAGATGCACGTGCTGCTCAACGAGATGAAGGAGCTGGCGGCCCAGAAGAAGGTGCCCCACCGCGACTTCTACAACATCCGCAAG GTGGACACCCACATCCACGCCTcgtcctgcatgaaccagaagcATCTCCTGCGCTTCATCAAGCGGGCCATGAAGAAGCACCTGGATGAAATTGTCCACGTGGAGAAGGGCAAGGAGCAGACGCTCAAGGAGGTCTTCGAGACCATGAACCTCACAGCCTACGACCTCAGTGTGGACACGCTGGACGTCCACGCG GACCGCAACACCTTCCACCGTTTTGACAAGTTCAACGCCAAGTACAACCCCATCGGCGAGTCCATCCTAAGGGAGATCTTCATCAAGACGGACAACCGCGTCTCGGGGAAATACTTTGCCCACATCATCAAG GAGGTAATGTCCGACCTGGAGGAAAGCAAGTACCAGAACGCCGAGCTGCGGCTCTCCATCTACGGCCGGTCCCGCGACGAGTGGGACAAACTGGCCCGCTGGGCCGTGAACCACCGCGTTCACTCCAACAACGTCCGCTGGCTCGTGCAGGTGCCCCGGCTCTT TGACGTCTACCGGACGAAGAGGCAGCTGGCCAACTTCCAGGAGATGCTGGAGAACATCTTCCTACCCCTCTACGAGGCCACCGTCCACCCTGCCCAGCACCCGGAGCTGCACCTCTTCCTGGAGCAC GTGGACGGCTTCGACAGCGTAGATGATGAGTCCAAGCCGGAGCATCACATCTTCAACCTGGACAGCCCCTTGCCGGGCAACTGGGTGGAGGAGGACAACCCACCCTACTCCTACTACCTGTACTACATGTATGCCAACATGACCGTGCTCAACCACCTCCGCCG GAAGCGAGGTTTCCACACCTTCGTGCTGCGACCGCACTGCGGTGAGGCCGGCCCCATCCATCACCTCGTCTCGGGCTTCATGGTCTCGGAGAACATCTCGCACGGCTTGCTGCTCCGCAAG GCGCCCGTGCTGCAGTACCTCTACTACCTGGCGCAGATCGGCATCGCCATGTCGCCGCTCAGCAACAACAGCCTCTTCCTCAGCTACCACCGCAACCCGCTGCCCGAGTACCTGTCGCGGGGGCTCATGGTGTCCCTCTCCACCGACGACCCCCTCCAGTTCCACTTCACCAAG GAGCCCCTCATGGAGGAGTACAGCATCGCCACCCAAGTCTGGAAGCTCAGCTCCTGCGACATGTGCGAGCTGGCCCGCAACAGCGTCCTCATGAGCGGCTTCTCCCACAAG GTGAAGAGCTACTGGCTGGGTCCGCACTACCTAAAAGAGGGGCCGGAGGGGAACGACATCCGCCGCACCAACGTCCCCGACATCCGCGTGAGCTACCGCTTCGAGACGCTGTGCCAGGAGCTGACGCTCATCACGCAGGCGGTGCAGACCGAGGAGCTGGAGCCCATCCAGGAGGAGGACGCTCTCGCCATCGCCTCCGCCCTGGGCACCCAGTGa
- the LOC106489809 gene encoding glutathione S-transferase 2-like, translating into MSAQPELGAAMEVTLGYWDIRGLAHAIRLLLEYTGTPYRERHYSTGPAPDYDKSDWTDEKEKLGLDFPNLPYLLAGTTKLTQSNAILRYIARKHNLCGETEEEMLRADLLENQLMEMRLGFARLCYNPDFELLKPAYLEQLPAKLQELSRFLGARPWFAGDKLTYVDFLAYDVLEQQRMFAPTCLEGPGNLRAFMRRFEALEKVAAYLRSGRCLKTPVFWRTARWGSAKE; encoded by the exons ATGTCGGCACAGCCGGAGCTGGGCGCCGCTATGGAAGTCACCCTGGGATACTGGGACATCCGCGGG CTGGCCCACGCCATCCGCCTGCTGCTGGAGTACACGGGCACCCCGTACCGCGAGCGGCACTACAGCACCGGGCCAG CTCCCGACTACGACAAGAGCGACTGGACCGACGAGAAGGAGAAGCTGGGCCTGGATTTCCCCAAC CTGCCCTATCTCCTGGCCGGCACCACCAAGCTGACGCAGAGCAACGCCATCCTGCGCTACATCGCCCGCAAGCACAACCTGT GCGGCGAGACGGAGGAGGAGATGCTCCGCGCCGACCTGCTGGAGAACCAGCTGATGGAGATGCGCCTGGGCTTCGCCCGGCTCTGCTACAACCCCGACTTC GAGCTCCTCAAGCCGGCGTACCTGGAGCAGCTGCCGGccaagctgcaggagctgtcgCGCTTCCTGGGCGCCCGCCCTTGGTTCGCGGGGGACAAG CTCACCTACGTGGACTTCTTGGCTTACGACGTGCTGGAGCAGCAGCGCATGTTCGCCCCGACGTGCCTGGAGGGGCCGGGCAACCTGCGCGCCTTCATGCGGCGCTTCGAG GCGCTGGAGAAGGTCGCCGCGTACCTGCGCTCCGGGCGCTGCCTGAAGACACCCGTGTTTTGGCGGACGGCTCGGTGGGGCAGCGCCAAGGAGTga